From the Lathyrus oleraceus cultivar Zhongwan6 chromosome 3, CAAS_Psat_ZW6_1.0, whole genome shotgun sequence genome, the window GTTGTATGAGAACCTCTTCAAATGAACAACAAGAATTTCAGGCAATCTCCAAAGGTCCAACTTTTTAGTTGCTTCCTGAGGTTTTTTGCAGGTAGGACAGTACCTTATGAACATCAAATTGCAATATCAAACATCAGAAAGACTAATATATACTTTTAAGAACTTCAGAGACAGCACTCTTGAATAACATATAAAACCACAACAATCAGAGCCTTTCTCCACTAGGTTGTTCACGATAAATATATAGAACATATGATAAATTATATAGAAGATAAAATGTTCTCAAAACATGAAAGCATTCAAAGATTAAAAATTAAGATTAAAAAAAAAGATATTATCATATATCTACTTACCACATGTCTTCTGGTCCAAGAGGTTCCTCTCTCAAAAACGCTTCAAGGCACTTGTATATAGATATTGACTCTTTCTTGGAGAAAAATTGGGACTTGAAAACTTCCGGCAATGAATCAAGCGGGTTCGTGTCATACTTTTTAAGCATTTTATCAGACCATACAACAGCTACCTCCAGCTTACTGGACAACATTGTGACAGGTAATGGTTCATTCGATGTTATCTTATATACCTCATTTACACACCCAGATGATAATAAATAGAATTCAAAGTCAGTCCACAAATGTATGTCATCTTCTGCTCCGCTGTTCAAGACTCCACCACTTTCTATTTCTTCAGAGTTATTAGTTTCACCAAATTCACCAACTTCATTTAGTGTTTTAGTATCATCATCATTCTTATCATATTCATCTATTGTTTCCTCAGTGTTTTGCATCATAAATGGATTGATTAAATTCAGAAACTCCTTACGAACATCATATCCGGAAGTAATGCCGGACAGCCTAGCGACAACTGGAATACCGAACAATATATTTTCAAACCTCTCCCTCCCATGACTGTAATACATTATACAGTAACTTAAGTACACCAATAAAGAACAAAAAAATCAGCAGCAAAAACAGAAACAATCAACAGATCAATTCCAAAAATAGGCTCATTTACTAAATAGACACATTTGAAAAAGTAACACCCTTGGTCTGCATACGAAGTTCAAAAATGGAAACCAACTATATCTGTGTTTATTTTACAGACATTCTAGCCCAACTTGAATAAACCATTAGAGTAGTTAGTTAATTGATTAGCTAGAAAGTATCATTTATAAATAGGAGAATACAAGGATAAGGACCATTCAGATTTGTTAATTTTTTGTGAATAGAGAATAGTGGTTCTATTCTCCTATTTTTTCATATTATTTTAATAAAAGTATTCTTTTTATTCATTAGGATTTCTGGGTTCCGAAAACATTCTTAGACTACAACATAGATGAATCGCAAAAATTTGTGATGTTCCACATGAATAAGTGGAATCTAAAGTTTCTTTAGGTCTTGTTGGGAGATAGAATGGGTATGGAGGACTTTGGGGTAGGGGAGAGGAGGAGAATTTCTTACCTTGTTCGGGAGAGTGTTTTCGGATGGGAGAATCTCTTTCTTTGTTTCAAGAGTGTTATTATAAAAACTAAAGGatgctggaatattttaattcttCTCCCAATTCCTTTTTTGAGTTCCCCCCAAATAAAACCTCATGCAAGGTAGGGGCTATCCTCTCGTCTCCAGCCCTTTTCTCTATACTATTTACTTCAGACCCCTCCCAAGTACCAAATAAGCCATTAGGTTTAATTATTGGGGTAGGTAAAAATGTAAAATCACTAAATACTCTAGGAGTATGTGCTCCCAAAACTAGAGATTGTGCCAAATGTGGCAAAAAAAGTGATATTGCAGCATGATGTCTACAGTGAGTGTGTACTTACGGTCAAGGGGCATGCAATGATtattagggataaacatatacGGGAAGGTACTGTAGGAACAAACTGAAACTACTCCAGTCTGTAGATGTGGAATTATGGCATAGAAAAAGCTTACCTTTCCACCAATCGTTCATGAATGAAAACAATCAAGAGGCTATCTTTATTATACTTCTGCACTCGGTAAGCAACAAGTTTGTCTTGATCTCTGATGTCAGCCAATAAATCAGATGGACCCTCCAATACCCGAAAAATTCTGTTCCTGTATATCTGTATATAACTCCATAAAATCAGACTTAAAATTAAAACAATCACATGAAAAGTGTTTGCATTAGCCTGATAAATTGATGTTAATTGTTAACAGAATACACTTAATGATTCAATTAATCCGAGATAATATGCAATAATTCTACAAAATGCATAACTGCTGTAAAATACCTCAGCCACCAAGAGGGTTTCATCCTCTCTCATAGAACAAGAAGCAGTTAAGGCCCCAATCAGATCCTTAATTGTTCCACGTTCAGGCACTGTTACAGTAATTGCAGAAGGCAATGCGACCCCATCAGAGCTCACGACAGTCACAGTCATGGTCCTTATCGTTGTAGAAGGTAACGGAAGAGATAGGTACATAAAAGGATCAAAGGTGATAGAAACCTTCTTGCAAAAAGGGCAAATCAATGTTGATCGGAACTGACCCTGAACAACGGAAGGAAATGAAAATTACTTTCAAAAGTGAGAACTGTTGAACGGGAAGAAATCTAGAATTGATTTTTGCTTCCTAATTACAATATTGTTTTTCCCATTTACAAAACACAAAAACGTGTTTTAAATCTCACATGCAGTGTGGTTGTCCACCGTTCAATAAAAAGTGAGCTTAGTGGCAGCTATAGCCAGGTCTACATAACAATAACCACTAGTATTTCAATACGCCAATCCCTTATTTCCTTAATAGTAAAATGGCATAACAGAGAGGGAAAAAAATCCCTTTTCGGTATATCTATTTGATTATTTCTATCAACATCTTCTATGCATCATGATACAGAAAACTTAGGAAGCACATAACCCTGAATGATGTGTTAAAACCCAAGAGTACAAAATTCTTAGataataataagaaaaaaccTTATAAGCCTTACTTGGCACAAATCAACTACTATTGAATGATTGCGAGCAAGATGATTTCGCCAATACTCTTCAGCCACTTCTTCATCTGGACGGCCATCTGCATCCTTAACTTCATGATATGGCTTGCGTTTTACACGATTAAGGTCTTCATGCAGTCCATCCAACAAAAAAGCAAGCAGTTCCTGCATGCCAAAAACTTCAAGATTTTATAGGATTATCTCATCTCAAGTCACAAGAACGAAAATTCATCAACGGAAAGAGATGAAAAGGGAAACAGCAATAGTTATATGTTTCGAAAAATCAAAAGAAGTGGGGAAGTTGAAATATTAACTTGAGAATCATGCTGCATATAACCACTAAACTGAGGGGCAAAGTTAGCTAGTTTCATCTTGAACAATCTTGGTGCCACAGGTGATGCTCCAGGAACCCATAGCATTCTAAGTAAATCTCCAAAAGCTAAAGCCAGTTCTCCCTAAAAAAATTTGAGTGTGGGAGAAAAAATTAATACAAGGCAAAATTCATTCATAGAAATGACAATAAcatgaaaagaaaaaaaaaaccaCATACATTCATTCCCAATGGATTTTCATAATTTATCTCTTTACGATAATCTCCAAGGAAAAAATCAACAATCTTTGGGGTGTGAGCCAAACATTGAATGGCACTATTCATAAAACAGGTATTTCCAAGATTCTGTAATCCTGTCAAGCCCAAAGATTGAACTGTTCTATAGCTACTTCCAGGAAAATAGCTGTTTGCTGTTACGATAACATTGTC encodes:
- the LOC127125515 gene encoding ubiquitin carboxyl-terminal hydrolase 8, producing the protein MTRLTEKLRLSSLFLKPTRFLSLLSLSTLRLCKSLARFLLSQTLPFFSMDNLFSDNVDYLSDELDSSAYSLRPNRRLLQEDDRDFADERVYLLPYRWWIDAEIEADRVEGVLYTVYSNYDSESEILLHLKKEENLEKIKNLEVGFSGRHYALVPEGVWLRALKRYNDFNNAVKDFGRLFYAEDCLPDLFPLQLRIFVSWETSSLVAKISQKENVPDFYKKAWDIFNSAYSSLYIWDFSGQTTQLLINDKARVSNDSPGQPGKEGPGKEVLLELQVHGLSDSISGSHSNGMISDMYQMECSSDSGPVMMNGSTDNVIVTANSYFPGSSYRTVQSLGLTGLQNLGNTCFMNSAIQCLAHTPKIVDFFLGDYRKEINYENPLGMNGELALAFGDLLRMLWVPGASPVAPRLFKMKLANFAPQFSGYMQHDSQELLAFLLDGLHEDLNRVKRKPYHEVKDADGRPDEEVAEEYWRNHLARNHSIVVDLCQGQFRSTLICPFCKKVSITFDPFMYLSLPLPSTTIRTMTVTVVSSDGVALPSAITVTVPERGTIKDLIGALTASCSMREDETLLVAEIYRNRIFRVLEGPSDLLADIRDQDKLVAYRVQKYNKDSLLIVFIHERLVESHGRERFENILFGIPVVARLSGITSGYDVRKEFLNLINPFMMQNTEETIDEYDKNDDDTKTLNEVGEFGETNNSEEIESGGVLNSGAEDDIHLWTDFEFYLLSSGCVNEVYKITSNEPLPVTMLSSKLEVAVVWSDKMLKKYDTNPLDSLPEVFKSQFFSKKESISIYKCLEAFLREEPLGPEDMWYCPTCKKPQEATKKLDLWRLPEILVVHLKRFSYNCFLKNKLETFVDFPINDLDLSTYVAHRSYPSPYSYMLYAIICHYGGLGGGHYTAFVRYGHDKWYEFDDSRVAPADEETIKTPAAYVLFYKKI